The DNA sequence GGGGGATTTTAAAGGTGTCGGTCACCGGCTTCATAATTGAACCAACCGTGAGAATGCTAAAAAAATCATCTATAGCAAAACAAAAAGAAAGAAGCATTGAAGCGGTTTCGGCGTTACGAGGGTTGGTGAGCCTCTTTTTGATAATGCGGCCGTAAGCGATCGTGCCTCCGGTGTAGCTAATCAGCGTTATGAGCGCACCAAGGCTCAAAAGGAAGCCAAAGGTGTAAATGTTTGCAATATCAAATTGGGCAATAACGTTTTGATAAAGAATGCGCATCGATTCAACCGGTGAGAACGAACCTGCAATAACGGCGCCAGATAAGATTCCCATGCAAAGAGCAAAAAGTACGCGGTGAGTAATAAATGCTAGAGCGATAACAAGTAGGGGCGGCAACAAAACGAGCCAATTGAGCTGCATAGGAGTCCTTGTGCGAAAAAATAATAAATACGTTATGAATATAAATAAAAGTGGCAATTATGGAAACCATTAGTTTGGTAAATCTCATTTGACCGAGAAAGCTTTTTGCTTTAGTATTGAACTACACGTAAAGATTTTTTGCTAAGTCGATAAGGAATCCACCATGGATATGAATAAAGCATTTTACCTCAGAAAAGAAGATCAAAAGCCAAAATGGCACGTAATTGATGCACGTGGGAAAATTGTAGGCCGTTTGGCGACAAAAGTTGCTGATATTCTACATGGAAAACACGTTCCTATCTATACTCCTCATTCTGATGCCGGTGACTACGTAGTCATCATCAACGCAAAAGACGTTGTTTTTACCGGTAAAAAATGGCAACAAAAAACTCATTATACCTATTCAGGGTGGATGGGCGGACAAAAATCGGCCACAATGGAAGAGTTGGGCGCGGTTAAGGTCTTAGAGCTTGCGATTGAAAGAATGCTGCCAAAATCGAAATTAGGCCGATCTGTGATTAAAAAGCTACGCATCTACGAAGGCGCTGAGCATCCGCACATTGCGCAAATGGAAAAAGCTCGATAAAGCAGCGTTTTCTTAAAGAAATTAAAAGGGCCGACTAAAAATCGGCCCTTATTTTTTTTGGGAATGAAATGCACAGGATGAAAAATAGTTTGTTCATAGCTAAGTTATTACGCTATTGAAAATAGGTGAAGTACATCTTTAACGCTGAGGAAAACCACGAGCGCAAGCACAGCGATCCAGCAAACATAATGAATCATCATACGGGTTTTTTCAGGTAATGGGCGGCCTACGATAGCTTCAATCGTATAAAGAAGCGCTTGGCCACCGTCCATGATAGGAAGAGGAATGATATTCATGAGTGCTAAGTTTACGCTGATAAATGCAAGAAGCAGCAAGAAGACTTTGATTCCTTTTTCAGCCCCTTTAACCGTCTGCGAAATTACCATTAATGGGCCGCCAACTTGGCCAACGTTTTGAAGGGTAAAAATGCCGACTAATGCTTTCCAAACTTGTGCAACAATTAAATGAGTTGATGAAATGCCCATTTTTATTGAATCAATAAACGAATATTTTGGAATAACAAAATCTAACCCGACGAACCCCATCCTTTGATCTTGAACTTGGCGTTCTCCAATCAAAACAGGCAATTCATGGACTGTTCCTGCACGTTCTACTGAGAATTTAAGCTCATTGTTAGGATTATTCTTAACAATCGTGATTAATTGCGTAGCTGAAGTAATCGGTTCATTATTTACCGCTCTAACAATGTCTCCCTCTTCAAGATGAGCTTGAGCTGCAGGAGATTCGCTTTCAATGGTGCTAATTGTGGTTGAGGCATTGCTTGGATAAAGAAGTGCAGATTTTGGCATACCCAGAAAATAAAGAGCCGAAAGGGCAGCATAAGCAAAAATCAGGTTGAAAAGCACGCCGCCTGCCATCACAAGCATTTTTTGATAATACGGTTTAGCCGCGAACGAATATTTATCTTTTCGGTGCGCCTCTTTTTGGTCCCCTTGGCCTACTTCTGCAGCGCCAGCGATTTCAACGTACCCTCCAAATGGAATGGCAGAAAGCACGAATTCGGTTTCACCTATTTTCTTGCTTAAAAGCTTTGGCCCCATCCCTATAGAAAACGAGGGGGTAGCAATCTTGAACAGTTTGCAAAAGAGGAAGTGGCCTAATTCGTGAAATCCTATAAGAAATCCGACGCCTGCGATTCCTGCCGCAATGAAAAAAAGATGCTGTGCAGTGCCGAGTAGCTGCGATACGATTTGGAAAGCCATACAAATACTCCTTAGCAAAAATAAGGCCGAATAAGGTTTGTAAGTTGTGTTTTTTACTCTGAGATCTGACATACACGGTAACATGAATAGTGCGCGACGTCTATGATCAAAAATCATTTCTTGGAGGCACAATTCCACTTGAAAAAAATCTGGAAAAGGTTAAAATGTTTATAATTCTTTAATGTTTCAAAAATAAAAGATACACAGAGAATCAACGCGCCTGACGCTTTCGATATAGAATCTACTGATTGGTAATTAGTTACAGTTAACGATTAATTTTTTGGGAAAACTTTATGCCTACAATAAATCAACTTGCCCGCTTTGGACGTCACAAAGTGGTATATAAGTCTAAGAGCCGTGCACTTAAAGGTGCTCCGCAAGCACGTGGTGTTTGTACTCGTGTGTCTACCATGACTCCTAAAAAACCTAACTCAGCTCTTCGTAAAGTAGCTCGCGTTAAGCTTTCAACGGGAATCGAAATAACTGCGTATATTGGTGGTGAAGGCCATAACTTACAGGAACACTCTGTGGTTCTCGTTCGTGGCGGAAGAGTAAAAGATCTTCCAGGTGTGAAATATCACATCGTTCGCGGTGCGCTTGACACTGCTGGAGTAGAGAATAGAAAGCAAGGACGTTCGTTGTATGGCGCAAAACGACAACAAGCTAAAGCGGCTAAATAAGGCAGGCAAGAAGGATTTAATCTATGGCAAGGCGTAAAAAATTAATTAGCTTAAAGCGTGATATCGGTGTTGACGAGCGCTATGGGTCTGAATTAGTTGCAAAATTCATCAACGTTGTTATGTGGCGTGGCAAAAAAGGTGTTGCGCGCAAAATCGTTTATGATGCGATCGAAATTCTTACCAAGAAGGCTGGAAATAACCGCGAAAAAGGGCTTGAGTCTTTTTATCGAGCTTTTGAGCAGGTTTTTCCTGCTATTGAAGTACGTCCACGACGCGTCGGTGGTAGCGTGTATCAAATTCCCGTTGAAGTTCGCCCAGAACGTCGCCGTGCGCTTGCGATGCGTTGGGTTATTGACGCTGCCAAAAAGCGATCAGACAAATCTATGGGATTGCGCTTAGGCCACGAGCTGCTCGATGCAGCAGAAGGTCGCGGAGATGCGGTCAAGAAGAAGCTAGATGTTCATAAGATGGCTGAAGCTAACCGTGCATTCTCGCACTACGCGTGGTAAGTGGGGATAGTTATGAGTAGAGAAAGAGAACTGCAAAAATTTAGAAATATTGGTATTGCTGCCCATATTGACGCTGGTAAAACCACCGTAACTGAGCGAATCCTTTTCTATACCGGTGTTACCCATAAGCTGGGCGAAGTCCATGAGGGTGATACGGTTATGGATTGGATGGAGCAAGAGCGTGAGCGCGGCATTACGATTACTTCCGCTGCAACAACATGCACGTGGAAGGGTCACAATATTAATATTATTGATACACCCGGACACGTTGACTTTACCATTGAAGTAGGTCGCTCATTGCGCGTACTTGATGGAATGGTCGGAGTTTTTTGTGGTGTAGCTGGTGTTCAACCTCAATCAGAAACGGTATGGCGCCAAGCAAAACGTTATAAAGTTCCGCGTATTATTTTTGTTAATAAACTTGATAGAGTCGGTGGCGATTTCTTGAGAGTTGTTAATGATATCAATGAAAAATTACATGTAAACGCTGTTCCTGCTCAAATGCAAGTTGGTTTTTCCGAAAATCTTTCAGGAATTATCGATTTGCTAACGCGCAAAATGGCTACGTTTAGTGAAGCTGATCGCGGCGTTACTATAACGTGGTCTGATGTTCCTGCTGATCAAGTGGAACAAATGGAAAAATTGCGTACGCAGCTTGTTGAAAAAGCGTGCGACTTTGACGATGCAATGGCGGAGCGCTATTTGAATGGCGAAGAGATTTCGATTCCTGAAATTAAAGCAGCACTCCGTAAGGGTGTTATTAGCCAGCAGATCGCTCTTGCATTCTGCGGTACTGCATTCAAGAACAAAGGTGTTCAGCTGATGCTTGATGCGGTAACCGATTATCTACCATCGCCTCTTGATGTTCCGCCCGTTGTAGGAAAAGTTCCTTCTACCGGTAAGGAAGAAGAGTGCAAGGCTGATCCAGATGCTCCTTTTGCAGCGCTTGTATTTAAGATTATGACCGATCCGTTCGTTGGAGTTCTTACGTTTATTCGTGTTTATTCTGGCGAAATTAAATCTGGCTCATACGTGTACAATGCAAACACTGGCAACAAAGAGCGCGTAAGCCGCTTGGTAAAAATGCATGCCAATAAGCGTGAAGAAATTGATAGTGTAAAAGCTGGAGATATTGCCGCTGTGGTCGGTATTAAAGATGCGATCACTGGTCATACGCTCTGCGCAGAAGATCGCCCGATCTTGCTAGAATCTATTGATGTACCAGCTCCGGTTATTGATAGCTCTATTGAGCCAAAGAATAAGGGTGATTACGAGAAAATGGTAATCGGCTTGCGCAAATTAATGCAAGAAGATCCTTCATTTAGATTTACTTATAATCAAGAAACAGGCCAAACGGTTATTTCTGGTATGGGTGAATTGCATCTTGAAATTATTGTGGATCGCCTCAAACGTGAATCAAAAGTGGATGTGGCGCAAGGCAAACTTCAAGTTGCGTATAAAGAAACAATTCAGAAGCCTGTCGATTCTGAGGGAAAATACATCAAGCAATCTGGTGGCCGTGGTCAATACGGACATGTTTGGATTAAGCTTGAACCTCGCGAGCGTGGATCAGGATTTGTATTTGAAGATGATATCGTTGGTGGATCGATTCCAAAAGAATTTATTCCCGGTGTAGAAAAAGGTATTGAAGAAGCCCTCTCTTCTGGCATCTTGGCAGGATTTCCTGTAGTGGACCTTAAAGTTTCTCTATACGATGGTTCGTATCACGATGTTGACTCTTCAGAAATGGCGTTTAAAATCGCCGGCTCTATGGCATTCAAAAGCGGACTTGCGCAAGCAAATCCTGTGCTTCTTGAACCCATTATGAAAGTAGAAGTAGAGACGCCTGAAGAATATATGGGTGATGTAATGGGTGACCTTAACTCTCGAAGAGGCAGAATCTTAGGGATGGAAGGTCGCGGCGGTAGCCAAGTGATTAACGCTGAGGTTCCGCTAGGTGAAATGCTTGGTTATGCGACGTCGCTGCGTTCGATGACCAAGGGAAGGGCAAGCTATTCTATGGAGTTTGAGGCATATAGAGAAGTGCCGAAACACATTGAAGCGGCTGTAGCTCAGAAAAAATAGAATAAATACACATATCGTACAGAGTCTGTAGGAGACCAATATCATGGCAGCTATATTTGAAAGAAAAAAACCGCACGTAAACGTCGGAACCATCGGTCACGTTGACCATGGAAAAACCAGCCTTACCGCTGCAATAACAAAATATTTGGCAAACAAAGGTTTAGCAAACTTCACCGCTTACGATCAAATCGATAAGTCGCCTGAAGAAAGAGAACGCGGAATTACGATCGCTGCGTCTCACGTTGAATATGAAACAGACAAACGTCACTATGCGCACGTTGACTGCCCTGGCCACGCCGACTATGTAAAAAACATGATTACCGGTGCGGCACAAATGGACGGCGCAATTCTTGTTGTTTCTGCAGCTGATGGTGCGATGCCTCAAACGCGCGAACATATCTTGCTTGCAAAAAACGTAGGTGTTCCTGCCCTTGTTGTATTCTTGAACAAATGCGACATGGTTGATGACAAAGACATGATTGATATGGTCGAAGAAGAAGTTCGCGATCTTATCAGCAAATATGGTTTTCCTGGTGCTGAGATTCCTGTTATCCGTGGTTCTGCAACAAAAGCACTTGCAGGCGATGCTGGTGAACTAGGCTACCAAGCAATCCAAAAATTATTAGACGCAATTGATAGCTATATTCCTGAACCAGTTCGAGAAATCGACAAGCCGTTCTTGATGCCAGTTGAAGGCGTATTCTCTATTGCTGGTCGTGGTACAGTTGCTACAGGCCGTGTAGAGCGTGGCAAAGTTAAAGTCGGTGAAGAAGTTGAACTCGTTGGCTTCGGATCAACACAGAAGACTGTTGTAACTGGTGTTGAAATGTTCAAAAAAGAACTTAAAGAAGGCCAAGCGGGCGACAACGTAGGTATTCTTCTTCGTGGTACGAAAAAAGAAGAAATTGAACGTGGTATGGTTATCGCTAAGCCAGGTTCAGTACAACCTCATCAAAAATTCAAATGCCAAATTTACATCTTGAGCAAAGATGAAGGCGGTCGTCATAGCCCATTCTTCAACGGTTATCGTCCTCAGTTCTATTTCCGAACAACAGACGTTACTGGCATTGTAACATTGCCGGCTGGTCGTGAGATGGTTATGCCTGGTGATAACGTTGAACTAAGCGTTGACCTTATCTCGCCAATTGCGATGGAGAAAGATCTTCGCTTTGCAATTCGTGAAGGTGGACGCACCGTTGGATCTGGTGTAGTAACTGAAATTCTTAAATAGTATCATACGGTAAGGTTTTGGAATGAAAAAACAAAAAATTCGCCTAGCGCTTAAATCGTATGATCACCAGCTTCTTGATAAAGCAGTGAAACAAATTGTTTTGACAGCAAAAAGAACAGGTTCCCGTGTTGTGGGACCTGTTCCATTGCCTAATAAGAGTCGCTATTTTACCGTTTTGCGTTCTCCGCATATCGATAAAAAGTCACGCGAGCAATTCGATTTGACAACGCATAAGCGTATCGTTGATATTGTTGATCCCTCTGAAGAAACAATGACAGCGTTGATGAAATTAAGTATATCTTCTGGGGTTGACGTAGAAATTTGCTAGCGGTGGAAAGGTTATCGATGTTAAATGGTATTTGGGGAACCAAAATTGGCATGACCCAAGTTTTTTCTGAGCAAAATAAGGTTGTTCCGGTAACGGTTATCGACCTTAATAATTGGATTATTTCTCAGGTGAAAACTAAGGATCGTGATGGGTATGAAGCAGTTCAAATTGGATGTTTGCGCGAACGTTATGCGGAAGAACCTTTCCAAATTGAATGGTTAAAGAAGAAAAATAAATATTTTAAATATTTTCGTGAAATTGCATTGACCGAACCAGGTTCCTATCAGGTAGGGCAACCATTTGACTGGGCAGCGGTTTTAGCCGTTGGCCAAAAAGTTGATGTTTTTGGGATGACCAAAGGCCGTGGATTCCAAGGTGTTGTTAAGCGCCACAATTTTAGAGGCGGTAGCGCCAGTCACGGGCCACGTTTTGGTAGATGGCCGGGATCTATGAGTTTCATGAGATCTCAAGGTCGTGTTATTAAAGGTAAAAAATTACCTGGCCACATGGGTTGTGATCAACGCGTGATGAAACATCTAGAAGTGATTCGAGTTGAGCAAGATGCAAAGCTTGTCCTTGTTAAGGGTTCAGTACCTGGCGGTGCAGGCTCGCTTGTGTTTGTGCAGAAAGTATAGGAAATAGAACATGTGTGCTCAAAAAACAAAAAAAACTCAATCTACTTCGCAAAATGCTTTGATGGTTGCTAAAGCTGCAGATTTTCAAGCAGTTCCTGAGCGCTCAATCGATAAAGCCGCTTTTGCGATTAGTATTCGTACGTTGTTGCAAAACGGCCGTCAAGGTACCGTTGGTTGCAAAGGACGTGCAGACGTTAACTTTTCAAATAAGAAGCCTTGGAAACAAAAAGGTACAGGTCGTGCACGTGCCGGATCTGCTCGCTCTCCACTATGGATTGGTGGTGGCGTAATTTTTGGTCCACAGCCTCGTACAAGAACTCTCAAAATTTCAAAAGATCTCAAACGAGGTGTTTTGAATACATTATTCTGGAATTATCTGGAAAAAGGCTCGATTGGCGTGCTTGATTGGCAACTTTCTAACGATTTGCCTAAAACAGCTCACGCGCATCAAGCATTAAAAGATGCCCAATTGATTGGCAAAAGAATTATCCTCTTTCTTTCTACTGAAGATATGGTGCACTACGCTTCTTTTGTAAATATTCCAGATGTGAACGTTGTGCTCTTTGATGATGCGAACGCATACAGTATTGTACGCGGCGATCAATGGGTTGTATTAAAGAAAGATCTAGACTTGTTTAAGAAAATGGTGGCCACATGGAGTTAAGCATTTATAATGTCATCCTCGGACCAGTGGTGAGCAGCAAAGCTTCAGGATTAATGCAACAATTTAAACAAGTTGTTCTTAGAATACATCCTCAAGCAAATAAACCTATGGTAAAAGAAGCGCTTAAAAAGCTCTTCAATGTTGAGACAGAAACAGTTCGCATTGTGGTCCGCAAAGGAAAAAATCGTACGGTCAAACGTAAGATAACACAGGGTAAACTTTCAAAGCGTGCTATTGTTACTTTGAAACCTGGTTATTCCTTAGGCGTTGCAGAAACAGGTCAAATGGCAGCTGCCGAGCAACTGCCTGCAGGCCAAAAGTAATAACGAAGGATAATCAATGGCAATAATCACAAGAAAACCAAGAAACTCTTCGTTACGATTTCAAAGTTTTTTGACTTCTGAAGATATAACGAAAAAATCACCGGAAAAATCGCTCGTTTTTGGGTTGAGAAAAAAAGGTGGTAGAAACGCTTATGGTCGCATTACCGTGCGCCATAGAGGCGGTGGCGCGATGCGCAAATACCGCATGATAGATTTCATGCGCTCATGCAGAGATGTTGAAGGTAAAGTTATGGCGATCGAATACGATCCAAATCGTAACGTTCGTATAGCATTAGTTTCATATGCCAATGGTTCAAAAGCGTATATGCTTCTTCCTCAAAATTTGAGCGTAGGGCATACAGTTGCTGCTGGTCAGAATGTTGACCCAAAAGTAGGGAATTGCCTGCCATTGCGCAATATTCCTGTCGGTTTTGTGGTTCACAATATCGAAATAAAACCAGGCGGCGGCGGTAAGCTTGTACGTAGTGCTGGTCTTGGTGCGCAGGTTCTAGCTAAAGAAAATGAGTATGCTACATTAAAGATGCCATCTGGAGAGATTAGAAAAATTAATCTGGAATGTTGGGCAACGGTTGGCATGCTTGGAAATGCTGAGCACAAGAACATCGTTATTGGTAAAGCAGGACGTACGCGCCAAATGGGTATTAGACCAACGGTTCGTGGTATGGCGATGAACCCTGTTGATCACCCTCATGGCGGTGGTGAAGGTCGTTCTAAATCTGGTTCTCACCCTACAACTCCTTGGGGTAAGGGATGCAAGGGTACCAGAACGCGTCGTAGAAAGAATCCATTGATTTTAAAAAGACGTAAATAATTTAAGGTAACCAATGGCAAGATCGATTAAAAAGGGCCCGTTCGTAGACGAGTCACTAATAAAAAAAGTTGAGCAGGCTAAAACTTCTGGGAAACGAGAAGTTATTAAAACCTGGTCTCGAAGAAGCATGGTAATTCCTGATTTTGTAGGGCTTACTATTGCGGTTCACAATGGTAAGAAATTTATTCCTGTTTTTGTTACAGAAAATATGGTGGGACATTACCTGGGCGAATTTGCGCCAACCAGAACTTTTAGAGTTCATAGTGGCCAGCGTCAAGCCGGAGTTGCCCCAGAGTCATAATTCAGGTACAGTAAATTAATACAATTAGATGTATAACAGGAAAAAACTTTAGATTTTGCAAATAAGGAACAAAATGCAATTTAGTGCCAAAGCTAAATTTGTACGTTACTCGCCTTACAAATTGCGCCCCTTGGCCGACGTGATCCGAGGAAAAAATGCGCAGTATGCTCTACACTGGCTTGAAACGTATAAAACTCGTCGATCGGTACCTTTGAAAAAGATGCTTATGTCGGCTGTCGCAAATGCTAAAAACTTGAATGAATTATCGCCAAACGACTTGGTGATCAAAGATTTACGCATTGATGAAGGCCCAATCATTCGCTATTATAAGCCAGGAGCAATGGGTCGAGCGAATATTCAAAGAAAACGGCTCTGCCATTTGAGTGTAATCTTAGAACGTCTGGGCAAATAAGAGGTATACAGTGGGTCAAAAAGTTAATCCAAAAGGTTTTAGAATAGGTGTCTATCGTGATTGGGACGCGCGTTGGTTTGCGCGTAAATCATACGGTAAGCAAATTATTGAAGACGTAAAGCTTCGTAGATTTCTTAATCGTTACTTAGATAATGCTGAAGTAGCGCGTGTAGAAATTGAAAAAGCCGGCGACGACAGTGTTAAGGTGATTATTCACTCTGGAAGACCGGGTGTGATCATCGGTAAGGGTGGCCAAGATATCGAAACATTGAAAAAAGATATTTCGAATTTCTTGAAAAGACCAAACGTTGAAATATCGGTTCAAGAAGTTAAATCTCCTGAATTAGATGCGACTCTGGTTGCAAAAAATATCGCAGCACAATTAGAAAAACGCGGTAGCTTCAAATCTGCAATGAAAAAAGCAGTAGCTTCAGCGATGCGAGCAGGCGCTAAAGGTATTAAGGTACGTTGCGCAGGTCGTTTGGGTGGTGCTGAAATTGCGCGTGAAGAATATGAGCGTTTTGGCCAGCTTCCGTTGCATACCTTGCGTTCAGATATCGACTATGGTTTTGCTGAAGCAAAAACAACTTATGGCATCATTGGTGTCAAAGCTTGGATTTGCAAAGGCGAAGTGCAACAGTAAAGCATGAGAGATTGACACTATGTTAATGCCGAAAAAAACTAAATTCCGTAAAGTGCAAAAAGGAAGACTCAAAGGCCTCTCAAAAGGATGTCGCGAGCTTTTCTTTGGAAACTACGGCCTCAAGGCAGTAGAACCAGCACGCCTTACCGCACAAGTGATTGAAGCGGTTCGAATTACTATTTCGCGCGGTTTGCAGAAAAACGGTAAGCTTTTCCTAAGAGTTTTCCCTGATAAGCCGGTAACAAAAAAGCCAGCTGAAACACGTATGGGTAAAGGTAAGGGTAATCCTGAGTTTTGGGTTGCTGCAGTTAAGCGTGGCCGTATTATGTTTGAAATTGAAGGGTTGCCGGAGAGCGAAGCTAAAGAGCTTTTCAGACTCGCAGCATATAAGCTCCCTATGAAAACCCAATTTGTAAAGAAGACGGATGACAATGGCTAAGAATGAATTGGATTTGAAAAATATGAGTGGCGAAGACCTTTATAAGTTTGTCGAAGCACAACGAGCAGAGCTTTTCAGCTTGCGCTTGTCTGCAGCTACGCAACCAACGAAGGATTATTCGCAATTTAAGAAATTGAAAAAAAACATTGCACGAGGCTTAACGCAACTGCGTGATAAGTCTGAGCAGCTAGGTTGAGAGAAAAGGTTCTTATGGTAAGTTCAGAACAAAAAGTAAAAAATGTCCTTCGCGGTGTTGTTGTATCTAGCAAGATGGACAAGACTATCGTTGTTGAGCATGAGCGTACTTATCGTAACGCGAAAGTACAAAAGGTAATGAGATCGGTAAAGAAGTATAAAGTCCATGATGAAAATGGTCAGGCGCAAGTAGGGGATACCGTAGAGTTCTACGAAGGTCGTCCTGTTTCAAAAACAAAATATATGTACTTGGCGCGTGTTGTTAAGATGCAAGCGTAAATGACAGATAATTAAGAGGTTCTGAATATGATCCAAAAGCAAACTTATCTCGTGGTTGCAGATAACTCTGGCGCAAAATGGATGCAATGTATTCACGTTGTTGGCAGCACTGGCAAAAGATTTGCGCGAGTTGGCGA is a window from the Candidatus Babeliales bacterium genome containing:
- the rplM gene encoding 50S ribosomal protein L13, which gives rise to MDMNKAFYLRKEDQKPKWHVIDARGKIVGRLATKVADILHGKHVPIYTPHSDAGDYVVIINAKDVVFTGKKWQQKTHYTYSGWMGGQKSATMEELGAVKVLELAIERMLPKSKLGRSVIKKLRIYEGAEHPHIAQMEKAR
- a CDS encoding M50 family metallopeptidase, whose protein sequence is MAFQIVSQLLGTAQHLFFIAAGIAGVGFLIGFHELGHFLFCKLFKIATPSFSIGMGPKLLSKKIGETEFVLSAIPFGGYVEIAGAAEVGQGDQKEAHRKDKYSFAAKPYYQKMLVMAGGVLFNLIFAYAALSALYFLGMPKSALLYPSNASTTISTIESESPAAQAHLEEGDIVRAVNNEPITSATQLITIVKNNPNNELKFSVERAGTVHELPVLIGERQVQDQRMGFVGLDFVIPKYSFIDSIKMGISSTHLIVAQVWKALVGIFTLQNVGQVGGPLMVISQTVKGAEKGIKVFLLLLAFISVNLALMNIIPLPIMDGGQALLYTIEAIVGRPLPEKTRMMIHYVCWIAVLALVVFLSVKDVLHLFSIA
- the rpsL gene encoding 30S ribosomal protein S12; protein product: MPTINQLARFGRHKVVYKSKSRALKGAPQARGVCTRVSTMTPKKPNSALRKVARVKLSTGIEITAYIGGEGHNLQEHSVVLVRGGRVKDLPGVKYHIVRGALDTAGVENRKQGRSLYGAKRQQAKAAK
- the rpsG gene encoding 30S ribosomal protein S7, giving the protein MARRKKLISLKRDIGVDERYGSELVAKFINVVMWRGKKGVARKIVYDAIEILTKKAGNNREKGLESFYRAFEQVFPAIEVRPRRVGGSVYQIPVEVRPERRRALAMRWVIDAAKKRSDKSMGLRLGHELLDAAEGRGDAVKKKLDVHKMAEANRAFSHYAW
- the fusA gene encoding elongation factor G; its protein translation is MSRERELQKFRNIGIAAHIDAGKTTVTERILFYTGVTHKLGEVHEGDTVMDWMEQERERGITITSAATTCTWKGHNINIIDTPGHVDFTIEVGRSLRVLDGMVGVFCGVAGVQPQSETVWRQAKRYKVPRIIFVNKLDRVGGDFLRVVNDINEKLHVNAVPAQMQVGFSENLSGIIDLLTRKMATFSEADRGVTITWSDVPADQVEQMEKLRTQLVEKACDFDDAMAERYLNGEEISIPEIKAALRKGVISQQIALAFCGTAFKNKGVQLMLDAVTDYLPSPLDVPPVVGKVPSTGKEEECKADPDAPFAALVFKIMTDPFVGVLTFIRVYSGEIKSGSYVYNANTGNKERVSRLVKMHANKREEIDSVKAGDIAAVVGIKDAITGHTLCAEDRPILLESIDVPAPVIDSSIEPKNKGDYEKMVIGLRKLMQEDPSFRFTYNQETGQTVISGMGELHLEIIVDRLKRESKVDVAQGKLQVAYKETIQKPVDSEGKYIKQSGGRGQYGHVWIKLEPRERGSGFVFEDDIVGGSIPKEFIPGVEKGIEEALSSGILAGFPVVDLKVSLYDGSYHDVDSSEMAFKIAGSMAFKSGLAQANPVLLEPIMKVEVETPEEYMGDVMGDLNSRRGRILGMEGRGGSQVINAEVPLGEMLGYATSLRSMTKGRASYSMEFEAYREVPKHIEAAVAQKK
- the tuf gene encoding elongation factor Tu, with amino-acid sequence MAAIFERKKPHVNVGTIGHVDHGKTSLTAAITKYLANKGLANFTAYDQIDKSPEERERGITIAASHVEYETDKRHYAHVDCPGHADYVKNMITGAAQMDGAILVVSAADGAMPQTREHILLAKNVGVPALVVFLNKCDMVDDKDMIDMVEEEVRDLISKYGFPGAEIPVIRGSATKALAGDAGELGYQAIQKLLDAIDSYIPEPVREIDKPFLMPVEGVFSIAGRGTVATGRVERGKVKVGEEVELVGFGSTQKTVVTGVEMFKKELKEGQAGDNVGILLRGTKKEEIERGMVIAKPGSVQPHQKFKCQIYILSKDEGGRHSPFFNGYRPQFYFRTTDVTGIVTLPAGREMVMPGDNVELSVDLISPIAMEKDLRFAIREGGRTVGSGVVTEILK
- the rpsJ gene encoding 30S ribosomal protein S10, producing MKKQKIRLALKSYDHQLLDKAVKQIVLTAKRTGSRVVGPVPLPNKSRYFTVLRSPHIDKKSREQFDLTTHKRIVDIVDPSEETMTALMKLSISSGVDVEIC
- the rplC gene encoding 50S ribosomal protein L3, whose translation is MLNGIWGTKIGMTQVFSEQNKVVPVTVIDLNNWIISQVKTKDRDGYEAVQIGCLRERYAEEPFQIEWLKKKNKYFKYFREIALTEPGSYQVGQPFDWAAVLAVGQKVDVFGMTKGRGFQGVVKRHNFRGGSASHGPRFGRWPGSMSFMRSQGRVIKGKKLPGHMGCDQRVMKHLEVIRVEQDAKLVLVKGSVPGGAGSLVFVQKV
- the rplD gene encoding 50S ribosomal protein L4 — its product is MCAQKTKKTQSTSQNALMVAKAADFQAVPERSIDKAAFAISIRTLLQNGRQGTVGCKGRADVNFSNKKPWKQKGTGRARAGSARSPLWIGGGVIFGPQPRTRTLKISKDLKRGVLNTLFWNYLEKGSIGVLDWQLSNDLPKTAHAHQALKDAQLIGKRIILFLSTEDMVHYASFVNIPDVNVVLFDDANAYSIVRGDQWVVLKKDLDLFKKMVATWS
- a CDS encoding 50S ribosomal protein L23, producing MELSIYNVILGPVVSSKASGLMQQFKQVVLRIHPQANKPMVKEALKKLFNVETETVRIVVRKGKNRTVKRKITQGKLSKRAIVTLKPGYSLGVAETGQMAAAEQLPAGQK
- the rplB gene encoding 50S ribosomal protein L2 — translated: MAIITRKPRNSSLRFQSFLTSEDITKKSPEKSLVFGLRKKGGRNAYGRITVRHRGGGAMRKYRMIDFMRSCRDVEGKVMAIEYDPNRNVRIALVSYANGSKAYMLLPQNLSVGHTVAAGQNVDPKVGNCLPLRNIPVGFVVHNIEIKPGGGGKLVRSAGLGAQVLAKENEYATLKMPSGEIRKINLECWATVGMLGNAEHKNIVIGKAGRTRQMGIRPTVRGMAMNPVDHPHGGGEGRSKSGSHPTTPWGKGCKGTRTRRRKNPLILKRRK
- the rpsS gene encoding 30S ribosomal protein S19, coding for MARSIKKGPFVDESLIKKVEQAKTSGKREVIKTWSRRSMVIPDFVGLTIAVHNGKKFIPVFVTENMVGHYLGEFAPTRTFRVHSGQRQAGVAPES
- the rplV gene encoding 50S ribosomal protein L22, which gives rise to MQFSAKAKFVRYSPYKLRPLADVIRGKNAQYALHWLETYKTRRSVPLKKMLMSAVANAKNLNELSPNDLVIKDLRIDEGPIIRYYKPGAMGRANIQRKRLCHLSVILERLGK
- the rpsC gene encoding 30S ribosomal protein S3: MGQKVNPKGFRIGVYRDWDARWFARKSYGKQIIEDVKLRRFLNRYLDNAEVARVEIEKAGDDSVKVIIHSGRPGVIIGKGGQDIETLKKDISNFLKRPNVEISVQEVKSPELDATLVAKNIAAQLEKRGSFKSAMKKAVASAMRAGAKGIKVRCAGRLGGAEIAREEYERFGQLPLHTLRSDIDYGFAEAKTTYGIIGVKAWICKGEVQQ